The window CGGCTCCATCTTCAAGCGCAGGTCGTAGCCGCCCACCCCCGGTGCGCGTTCGCGGATGCAGAAGCGGCACGCGTTCGTGCACCGGTTCGTGACGTTCAAGTAGAGCGAGTTCCTCAGGCGGTAAACTATCGCGCCGCCGAAATCGGGCTCGAGGCCGAAGAAGCGCCGCGCCACCAGCGTCGTTTCCGCGTAGACGTCTTCGGGCGGCTTGCCGGCTCGAGCGCTCAGCGCGTCGGCGGCGAGGGGCAAGTAGGCCGGTTCGTTTCGCTCCCCCCGGCGCGGTATGGGCGCCATGTACGGCGCGTCGGTCTCGAGCATCGTCGTGGCGAGGTCCAGCTCCGCGAAGTAGGCCGGCGGCCGGCTTTCCCCTCCGTACGTTATGTTCCCCGTGAACGAGACGAATAGGCCGCGTCCTCGCGACCACCGGTAATATTCCAAGTCTCCGGAGAAGCAGTGGAGGACGCCGCCGCGGGGCGGCGCGCCCTCCTCGTCCAGAACGAGCCTGAGGTCCGCCTCGGCGTCGCGCTGGTGGAGGATTATCGGCAGCTCCAGCTCGCGCGCCAACGCGAGATGCCAACGCACGAGCTCGAGCTGCTCGTCGCGGGGCAGCGCCATAAAGTGGTAATCCAAGCCGCACTCGCCGACGGCGACGGCCAAGCCCTCCTCTTTGCCCCGGGCCAACGCTTCTTTAATCCCGGACGCTTCGGCGTCGTCGAGGTGCAAGCCGCAGTTGGGGTGGAGGCCGGCGGCGACGTAAACGCCGTCGTAGCCGCGGCCTAGCTCGAGCGCCCGGGCGGTATCGGCCGCGGCGCAGACGGGTACGACCATGTAGCGTACTCCCGCCTCGCGGCCGCGCGCTATCACGTCGGCCGCGTCCGCGGCGAAGTCCTCGTGCTCGAGGTGGACGTGAGTGTCGGCGAGGAGGTAGTTTAGCTTCATGCTATTCGTCCGCACGGGGAGAGGTTGGTCCCCAACGTACGTTCCGGGGAACGGCGAGGATTCGGGCGGGCTCGTTACGGCGCCGATCGATTATTACGAGACGGCGCCCCGGTGAGCAATTACGGCGGCGCCGTTAGAAGAAGAACGCCGGGCCGAAGCCGGCGCTGAAGGTGGGTTTCCGGGTGCCGGTTTCGTCTTTAAGGCTGGCCGGTTCGACCTTCGTGAAGTCGTAGTCCAGCGCGGCCGTAACGTATATACAGAATGGCAGGACGATTTCGATGGTGTTGGCGTTGCGGAACGCCAGGCCGTTCTTCCAGCCTTCGTCCTCTTCCGCCTCTTCGAATTCAAGGCTGCCGTAGCGGCCGCGCCAACCGAAGTACACGTCGGAGAAGATGCATTTGGTCGGCGACGGCCTGAAACGTACGCCGCCCAGAACGCCGAGCTGACCCAACGAGCCGCCCCTATCGCTGGTCGCGAAGCGCGCGCCGAAGAAAGGCCTGACCGCCGGCCTGAGCGGCCCCGACGTGAAGTAGACGGGTAGGTTATAGTTGAAGTCGAAGACCTTGATCGGCAGGCCGAAGTAGCCCTCGGTCGCGGCGAGGTCGAAAGTGACGAGGTGCGTTACGCGCCCGTCGTTGCGATAGAAGTCCGCGCCGAGGTGAAAGGCCACGTTGTACGAGCTTTCCCGGGCGGCATCGACCACGCCGAATGCCTCGTACGACGCCGCGCCCAGAACGCCGCCCACGAGCGTCGAGTGCTCGAGCTCCTGGGCGTACGAGGCCGCGGCCGCGGCCAGGACGACGACCAAGACCCTATTTCTCATTTTTTGTCCTCCTTTAGAAGCTGAACGCCGGGCCGACGTCGACCAGGCCGTAGCCGAATTTAGCTTTGTCGAATCTGAACGCGGCCTCGAAGCCCGCCCGGAGCGCTATCGTTTCGTTAAGGGCGAAGAAGTAACGGTTCCGGATGGTCCCGAAGCCGTCGTCGTCGACGTATTTATAACCGCCATCAAAGGTGAAGTAGAACGGCGACGACAACGAGTTCAAGCGGACGCCGAAGTACGCGGCTATTATGGGGAGGAACCGTTCTTCGCGGCGCCGGTCTCCCCCCCCATCGGTTTCGTCGTCGGCGAAGTAATTCAAGCCGACGGCGGGAGCCAAATAGGGCCGGAATTTCCCTTTGAAGGGATACATCCAGTATTCGTTCTCCCAACGGACGGACGTCGTGTTGCCGTTTTCCGGGTTCAATACGTGGCCGCCGAGGCGGACGTCGACGCCGAACCAGGAGCCGTCGTATTGGGCCCAGAGGGCGCCGCCGCCGCCGAAGCTCGAGGACGGCCCGAACGCCGCTACCGCCATCGGCCCGAGGCGCAGGGCGCCCTCGTCGGTGGCGTCGGGGATGGTCCCGGCCCACGCCGCCGCCGCCGCGGCGCACAGTGCCGCCGCCAACGTAATGATAAAACGCCCCATTTGTGCTCCTCCTCTTTTTCGTTATTAAACGGGATATTCTTCCCGGACCGCTACCAGGCTATATTCGCCGAGGTCCGCCCGGGCGAGCAGCGCCGGCATCGGCCCCGCGGCGCCCAGCTCGCCGCCGGCCTTCATTAGGTACCCGCGCGTCGCGAGCTCGCGGGCGGCGGCCACCTCGTGCGTCGCGAACACCAGCGTCGTCCCGCGCGCCTCGTTGAGCTCCCTCAGATAGGATATCACGCGGTCGCGCGCCCGGGGGTCGAGCCACTCCAGCGGCTCGTCGAGTACCAGCAGCTCCGGCGACGTCACCAGAGCTCCGGCCAGCGCCACCAGTTTCTTCTCGCCGCCCGAGACGTAGTGCACGACCTTACCGGCGAGCTTCTCGATTTCCAACGCGGCGAGAACGTCGCCCACGCGCCGGTCGACTTCCGCGCGCGGTACGCCCAGGTTCCGCGGCGTGAACGCCACGTCGTCGAAGACGGTGGGGCCCAATATTTGTTCGTCGACGTTCTGGAGGACGACGCCGATGCGACCCACCAGCCGGTCGAACTCGCGCGCCGGGTTCGCGCCGAATACCCGCACCTCGCCGTCGACCGGCTCGAGCATTCCCAGGATATGTTTGAGGAGCGTCGTCTTGCCGCAGCCGTTGGGGCCGAGGATGGCGACGCGTTCGCCGCCGCGTATTTCGAAGTCGAGGCCGCAGATGTCGACTTCGGTCCGGTCGGCGTAGACGTGGCGGACGCACCGCACCGATACTATCGGCTCAGAGGTATATTCGGCCATCGAAACCCCGCACTTTGAGAGCCGCGGCGGCGTTCTCGGCGCGCTCCAGCGCCGCCAGCACGACGTAACCCACCGCCCGGCCGGTATTGACTACGAACCGGCGCGGGTGCCGCCACCCGGGCGCGCCCCGCAGGCGGTACGCGGTCCGCACGTCGCGCGCTACCGCGGCGAGTATGAATACGGCGCGGTAACTCAAAAAGAGGCCGGCGACTATGAACTTCGGTAGAAACCGCCCGGCGGCCAACAGTCGCGGCAGCGGCGTCGTCGCCACTATAAGGAGGACCGTCAGCGACACCGTCATCACG is drawn from bacterium and contains these coding sequences:
- a CDS encoding TatD family nuclease-associated radical SAM protein, which encodes MKLNYLLADTHVHLEHEDFAADAADVIARGREAGVRYMVVPVCAAADTARALELGRGYDGVYVAAGLHPNCGLHLDDAEASGIKEALARGKEEGLAVAVGECGLDYHFMALPRDEQLELVRWHLALARELELPIILHQRDAEADLRLVLDEEGAPPRGGVLHCFSGDLEYYRWSRGRGLFVSFTGNITYGGESRPPAYFAELDLATTMLETDAPYMAPIPRRGERNEPAYLPLAADALSARAGKPPEDVYAETTLVARRFFGLEPDFGGAIVYRLRNSLYLNVTNRCTNACRFCIRERAPGVGGYDLRLKMEPTAAEIIAAIGDAAAYDEVVFCGYGEPTIRWETVTEVARAVKRAGGVVRLNTNGSANLTQGRDVTAEMAGLFDKVSVSVNAPDEAAYERLCRPRAGAAAWRAVEEFVTVAKRHVPTVIITAVAAEAVPLEAVERLAKEWGVAFRVRRYAEG
- a CDS encoding ABC transporter ATP-binding protein, with protein sequence MAEYTSEPIVSVRCVRHVYADRTEVDICGLDFEIRGGERVAILGPNGCGKTTLLKHILGMLEPVDGEVRVFGANPAREFDRLVGRIGVVLQNVDEQILGPTVFDDVAFTPRNLGVPRAEVDRRVGDVLAALEIEKLAGKVVHYVSGGEKKLVALAGALVTSPELLVLDEPLEWLDPRARDRVISYLRELNEARGTTLVFATHEVAAARELATRGYLMKAGGELGAAGPMPALLARADLGEYSLVAVREEYPV
- a CDS encoding CbiQ family ECF transporter T component, which produces MFLEDLDYWATSGSGWLHRLPTWPKLAWLAGVVAAIIFVYDFLFYGALYVVLLAFLFTSRLPARRVLAASAYPLVFLTFLFFSVRGLDVFAVVYFAVRVMTVSLTVLLIVATTPLPRLLAAGRFLPKFIVAGLFLSYRAVFILAAVARDVRTAYRLRGAPGWRHPRRFVVNTGRAVGYVVLAALERAENAAAALKVRGFDGRIYL